A window from Paenibacillus polymyxa M1 encodes these proteins:
- a CDS encoding zinc ribbon domain-containing protein, with amino-acid sequence MNEQKGCVKCGSRNAKTKEVAMTGTGLSKMFDIQHNQFVVVYCENCGYSEFYNKQSSMGSNILDLFFG; translated from the coding sequence ATGAATGAACAAAAGGGATGCGTGAAATGCGGCAGCCGAAACGCCAAGACGAAAGAGGTGGCCATGACTGGCACCGGCCTCTCTAAAATGTTTGATATTCAGCACAACCAATTTGTCGTCGTTTATTGCGAAAATTGTGGTTATTCCGAATTTTACAACAAGCAATCGTCGATGGGATCAAATATTCTCGACCTATTCTTTGGTTAA
- the xerS gene encoding tyrosine recombinase XerS → MHIDERKKLLKRTESKLIQLPWYVKEFIEYSKRKRSPNTLLNYTLDYITFFDWLISEGFYKGERVDIPIEVLESLRFSDIDRFGDFLSFEHNNAPESVDRKYAALKSLFHYLSQISEDEHNFPYLKRNVMIKVQSSNNEKSTLEDKAARIENKILLDDEIFDFRLFVAEGFKETIKDNRRILNSHLKNMERDLALISLILGSGMRISETIALDLNDIDRLKSKLSVTRKGNKKDSVTISDIALQDLTSYLQIRESRYHVTEQQTAVFLSLPTGPSGKTNRLTVRAAQKMMERYAKAFGKPGLSMHKLRHTFATKYNKENNNLGALKEQLGHTDVNVTMIYTHIGNEDRRKSVNKADS, encoded by the coding sequence ATGCATATTGATGAACGCAAAAAGTTATTAAAAAGAACTGAAAGTAAGTTGATTCAACTTCCCTGGTATGTAAAGGAGTTCATAGAATACAGTAAACGTAAACGGTCTCCTAATACATTATTAAACTATACCTTAGATTATATAACTTTCTTTGATTGGCTCATTTCTGAAGGATTTTACAAAGGTGAACGAGTCGATATTCCGATTGAAGTACTGGAAAGTTTGCGGTTTTCTGATATAGATCGGTTTGGTGATTTTTTGAGCTTTGAACATAACAACGCTCCCGAATCCGTTGATCGCAAATACGCTGCACTCAAGTCCCTTTTTCATTATTTATCTCAGATATCAGAGGATGAACATAACTTTCCTTATTTAAAGCGCAATGTAATGATAAAAGTGCAATCATCTAATAATGAGAAGTCTACTCTTGAAGATAAGGCTGCACGTATCGAAAATAAGATTTTACTAGATGATGAAATTTTTGATTTTCGGTTATTCGTGGCTGAAGGGTTTAAGGAGACTATTAAGGACAATAGGCGGATTTTAAACTCGCACCTAAAGAATATGGAGCGTGATTTAGCACTTATAAGCTTAATACTTGGTTCAGGCATGCGAATTTCTGAAACAATTGCATTGGATTTAAATGATATCGATCGACTAAAATCAAAACTTTCTGTCACTCGTAAAGGTAACAAGAAAGATTCTGTGACTATAAGCGACATTGCTCTTCAGGATTTAACATCCTATCTACAAATTCGAGAAAGTCGTTACCATGTTACGGAACAGCAAACTGCAGTCTTCCTATCCCTTCCCACCGGGCCTTCTGGGAAAACTAACAGGTTGACTGTAAGAGCTGCTCAAAAAATGATGGAACGTTACGCAAAAGCCTTTGGAAAGCCTGGTTTATCTATGCACAAACTTAGACACACTTTCGCAACAAAATATAATAAAGAAAATAATAATTTAGGGGCTCTTAAGGAGCAACTTGGACATACAGATGTTAATGTGACCATGATCTATACACATATAGGTAATGAAGACAGAAGAAAATCTGTAA
- a CDS encoding type II toxin-antitoxin system PemK/MazF family toxin — MAKIWERFRDRVRDLPSTTQTLLIEKFSRNMVEERERLLNSEIKARAWDQHARIIEIELNQVTQDPKTKVFAQPLVKGQVVFVNFIGLGQVLDEPHPAIIWDFNSTLGHVVVIPLSSKKKIGFDKSSIGVIKGLNPNPSHPPKESLVKIGQMTSVSRKSIKIVPDQTHAKVTPLSLSPLQLSKVEDMFRLHYLKEKLLRDVIFNVPQLIPIKLNAGDRTALYRPVTHVVIEDKLYYKCHDHVTMQCIDMIQLPVPLGVRKKLLRDLLSNTEVTWKPAEESIQQEIAKISQAAATSAV, encoded by the coding sequence ATGGCAAAAATTTGGGAGCGTTTTAGAGATCGAGTTCGCGATCTGCCAAGTACTACGCAGACATTACTTATCGAGAAGTTCAGCCGTAATATGGTAGAAGAGCGCGAAAGGCTTTTAAACTCAGAAATTAAAGCAAGAGCATGGGATCAACATGCAAGGATAATAGAAATTGAATTGAATCAAGTAACCCAAGACCCCAAGACAAAGGTTTTTGCACAGCCTCTTGTCAAAGGCCAGGTTGTATTTGTGAATTTTATAGGGCTCGGCCAGGTTCTAGACGAACCGCACCCTGCTATTATTTGGGATTTCAACTCAACTCTGGGGCATGTTGTTGTCATTCCTTTGTCTAGTAAGAAAAAAATTGGCTTTGATAAATCAAGTATTGGTGTGATTAAAGGATTGAATCCTAATCCAAGTCATCCTCCAAAGGAAAGCCTTGTAAAAATAGGTCAAATGACAAGTGTATCAAGAAAAAGCATCAAGATTGTTCCTGATCAGACTCATGCCAAGGTTACGCCTTTATCCCTATCACCGTTACAATTATCTAAGGTAGAAGATATGTTCCGGTTACATTATCTGAAAGAAAAGCTTTTAAGAGATGTTATTTTTAACGTTCCACAATTAATCCCCATCAAGCTCAATGCTGGAGATCGTACTGCCCTTTACCGACCAGTAACACATGTAGTAATAGAAGATAAACTTTACTACAAATGTCATGACCATGTAACTATGCAATGTATCGATATGATCCAGCTGCCAGTGCCTTTAGGAGTTAGAAAGAAACTGTTAAGAGATCTCCTTTCTAATACAGAAGTAACATGGAAACCGGCTGAGGAAAGTATTCAGCAGGAAATTGCAAAGATTTCGCAGGCAGCTGCAACCAGTGCAGTTTAA
- a CDS encoding DMT family transporter, whose translation MPARYEIVSVMLVILGIFITATHGNISSLHVSGESLFLAILSALCFAVYSIQSQPLMEKFDTLIMTAWGMLLGEGILFIVFKPWELKRTISLNAYVALGVVILFGTILAYILFLEGIKRIGATKSSLLASIEPVVATVLSVVWLNDKFQMIDLLGFVLILSTVFVISRVAKREPEVQTDQLKKDT comes from the coding sequence ATGCCAGCTCGTTATGAAATTGTATCCGTGATGCTCGTGATCCTTGGAATCTTTATTACGGCGACTCATGGCAATATCTCCTCTCTGCACGTTTCAGGAGAATCCTTGTTTTTGGCGATATTATCTGCTTTATGTTTTGCTGTTTATAGCATTCAATCACAACCGTTAATGGAAAAATTCGACACCCTAATCATGACAGCATGGGGGATGCTTCTAGGCGAAGGGATTTTATTCATTGTCTTTAAACCCTGGGAATTGAAGCGCACAATTAGTCTTAACGCATATGTTGCTCTGGGTGTCGTTATTTTATTTGGTACAATTCTGGCCTATATCTTATTTTTGGAGGGAATCAAGCGAATTGGTGCTACGAAAAGCAGTCTTTTAGCTTCGATTGAACCAGTAGTAGCCACGGTACTATCTGTTGTATGGTTGAACGATAAGTTTCAAATGATTGATTTATTGGGCTTTGTTCTGATTCTCTCAACAGTCTTTGTCATATCCAGAGTTGCAAAGCGTGAACCAGAAGTGCAGACGGATCAACTAAAGAAGGATACTTAG